In Flavobacteriales bacterium, the following are encoded in one genomic region:
- the acs gene encoding acetate--CoA ligase, which yields MMQKINTLEEYHEQYAKSVADPEGFWNEKAETFQWKKKWNKTLEWEFSTPDVKWFLGGKLNITENCLDRHLETRGDQVAILFEPNSPDQSSEEITYKQLHSKVCAFANVLKRNGAKKGDRICLYMPMTPELAIATLACARIGAIHSVVFAGFSARSLEDRINDAACNIVVTADGAYRGAKTIDLKGIVDAALENTPSVEKCIVQKRIGSVIEMKDGRDVWLTEELTFVNDHCPAEEMDSEDMLFVLYTSGSTGKPKGVVHTCGGYMVYAEYSFRNVFQYEEGDIYWCTADIGWITGHTYIVYGPLLAGATTVMFEGVPTYPDAGRFWEVCDKHQINIFYTAPTAIRALEAHGLDFVKPYKLDSLRVLGSVGEPINEEAWHWYHEHIGKGNCPIVDTWWQTETGGIMISPLANITPLKPSFATLPLPGIQPCLVDAEGNEIEGNDVQGNLCIKFPWPSMLRTTYGDHERCQQVYFSAYKGKYFTGDGCRRDKDGFYRITGRVDDVINVSGHRFGTAEIEAAIDEHENVVETAVVGYPHDIKGQGIYAYVICNHPPADLDAFKKELDKVVIEIIGPIAKPDKVQVVSGLPKTRSGKIMRRILRKVAEGDVSNLGDTSTLLDPSVVDEIKAGAGLS from the coding sequence ATGATGCAGAAGATCAATACGCTCGAAGAATATCACGAACAGTACGCCAAAAGTGTTGCCGATCCCGAAGGATTTTGGAACGAGAAGGCCGAAACATTTCAATGGAAAAAGAAGTGGAATAAGACCTTGGAATGGGAATTTTCCACTCCAGATGTGAAGTGGTTCTTAGGCGGAAAACTCAACATCACCGAGAATTGTCTTGATCGACACCTAGAAACCCGAGGAGATCAAGTAGCCATCCTTTTCGAACCGAATTCTCCTGATCAATCTTCGGAGGAGATTACCTACAAACAATTGCATAGCAAAGTTTGTGCTTTTGCGAATGTACTGAAGCGGAACGGTGCCAAAAAAGGCGACCGAATTTGCCTTTACATGCCAATGACACCAGAATTAGCTATCGCGACTTTGGCTTGCGCTAGAATCGGAGCCATTCATTCAGTGGTTTTTGCTGGCTTTTCTGCCCGATCATTGGAAGACAGAATCAATGATGCCGCTTGCAATATTGTGGTAACAGCTGATGGTGCCTATCGCGGAGCAAAAACCATCGACTTGAAAGGAATTGTGGATGCGGCTTTGGAGAATACGCCTTCCGTTGAGAAGTGCATTGTTCAAAAGCGCATTGGTTCCGTCATCGAAATGAAAGACGGGCGAGATGTTTGGCTAACCGAAGAGCTAACATTCGTGAATGACCATTGTCCGGCTGAAGAAATGGACAGCGAAGACATGCTTTTTGTGCTCTACACTTCAGGTTCAACGGGTAAACCGAAAGGTGTTGTTCATACCTGTGGTGGCTACATGGTTTATGCGGAATACAGCTTCAGAAATGTATTTCAATATGAAGAAGGCGACATTTATTGGTGCACGGCCGATATCGGTTGGATAACGGGCCATACGTACATCGTTTACGGACCACTTTTAGCGGGAGCAACAACAGTGATGTTTGAAGGCGTTCCGACCTACCCAGATGCGGGAAGATTTTGGGAAGTTTGCGACAAACACCAGATCAATATTTTCTATACGGCTCCTACGGCTATCCGCGCGCTGGAAGCGCATGGTTTAGATTTCGTAAAGCCGTACAAACTCGATAGTTTGAGGGTGCTTGGATCTGTTGGAGAACCAATAAACGAAGAAGCTTGGCATTGGTATCACGAACATATCGGTAAAGGCAATTGCCCAATTGTGGATACGTGGTGGCAGACCGAAACGGGCGGCATCATGATCTCACCTTTGGCGAACATCACGCCACTGAAACCAAGTTTCGCCACACTTCCATTGCCCGGAATTCAACCATGTTTGGTGGATGCCGAGGGCAACGAAATTGAGGGAAATGATGTGCAGGGAAATCTCTGCATCAAATTCCCATGGCCAAGCATGCTCCGCACCACTTATGGCGACCACGAGCGCTGCCAGCAGGTTTATTTCTCCGCCTACAAAGGCAAATATTTTACGGGCGATGGCTGCCGCAGAGATAAGGACGGCTTCTATCGGATTACTGGCCGTGTTGATGATGTGATCAATGTTTCTGGTCACCGATTCGGAACCGCAGAGATTGAAGCCGCCATTGATGAGCACGAAAACGTGGTGGAAACAGCAGTGGTCGGCTATCCGCACGATATCAAAGGACAAGGAATTTATGCTTACGTTATTTGCAATCATCCACCAGCTGACCTTGATGCGTTCAAAAAGGAGTTAGACAAAGTCGTGATTGAGATTATCGGGCCAATTGCTAAACCAGATAAGGTTCAAGTGGTGAGTGGACTTCCTAAGACTAGATCTGGTAAGATCATGCGAAGAATACTTAGAAAGGTTGCCGAAGGCGATGTTTCCAATCTTGGAGATACTTCAACGTTGCTTGACCCATCAGTCGTTGATGAGATCAAGGCAGGTGCCGGCCTCAGCTAA
- a CDS encoding carboxypeptidase-like regulatory domain-containing protein yields the protein MKQLLFCLTSSFFLIQTVFGQHQEIIGSVRSAEGKILSNAHVLDINSRKAVAADELGKFQLSVSDSGTVLRVSHIGFRPVLHSVSAETLNQGSRISNVAIVLSQESTLLSQAVVSASDKTVIDGKRGVVLRDFSFADGSNLLLMAENGIRQLVLCDDKWREVSRIQVGKKGDRLFEDCLGNVHLFGNDSVYQIAAANAGLKLMTGIEQSYFVEQMSHCATSSNTHIFFSSYQKAGQEVYHYGLDRKTKEGIILQHVYDHQGLQDIGDYFSALKSNPLPYRSRIRQAGASFGYQGWERAVACNNSIGINDYGQRGYGSYYRNSYRYTGTPASYERSTLLWGGRYSSNTYGSSQGQYFQSVSNRALEYQQAMLNTWSPSLRDRGWIDLLRQPTYSPMFHLRDSIYVFDHVIGVCFVHDENGQEFRSFPIEHQEAKGWRNMLIPDANGQELYAQIKHNGKVFLMQIDLNDGHIVRTTNLPNANFVEHLKIKDGYAYYLKEYRDVSTSDRMLRQKL from the coding sequence ATGAAACAACTTTTATTCTGCCTCACAAGCTCGTTTTTTCTCATTCAAACTGTATTTGGACAACATCAAGAGATTATCGGAAGTGTTCGTTCTGCTGAAGGGAAAATACTTTCTAACGCTCACGTCCTAGACATTAACAGCCGCAAAGCAGTTGCTGCGGATGAATTAGGGAAATTCCAATTGAGCGTATCAGATTCTGGCACTGTTTTGCGCGTTTCTCACATTGGATTTCGCCCAGTACTTCATTCGGTTTCTGCAGAAACATTGAATCAAGGTTCAAGAATCAGCAACGTTGCCATTGTGCTTTCCCAAGAATCAACATTGCTTTCGCAAGCGGTTGTTTCTGCAAGTGATAAAACAGTAATTGATGGCAAGCGCGGTGTGGTTTTGCGCGATTTCAGCTTTGCAGATGGCAGTAATTTATTGTTGATGGCTGAGAATGGCATTCGACAACTGGTTTTATGTGATGATAAATGGCGAGAGGTCTCGCGAATTCAGGTCGGAAAAAAGGGAGATCGATTGTTTGAGGATTGCCTTGGAAATGTCCATCTGTTCGGTAACGATAGCGTTTATCAGATAGCGGCTGCGAACGCAGGCTTAAAGCTGATGACAGGTATTGAACAGAGCTATTTTGTGGAGCAGATGTCTCATTGCGCCACATCAAGCAACACACACATTTTCTTCAGTTCTTATCAAAAGGCTGGGCAGGAAGTATATCATTATGGACTGGATCGAAAGACCAAAGAAGGCATCATTCTTCAGCATGTTTATGATCATCAAGGCTTGCAAGACATTGGAGATTATTTCAGCGCGCTGAAGTCAAATCCACTTCCATATCGCAGCCGCATTCGGCAGGCAGGTGCAAGTTTCGGCTATCAAGGATGGGAGAGAGCGGTGGCCTGCAATAATTCGATCGGAATCAACGATTACGGTCAAAGAGGTTACGGTTCATATTATCGCAATTCGTACAGGTACACAGGAACTCCAGCATCGTATGAGCGAAGCACACTTTTGTGGGGCGGCCGCTATTCATCGAATACCTACGGATCATCTCAAGGACAGTATTTTCAATCGGTTTCCAATCGGGCATTGGAATACCAACAAGCGATGCTTAATACCTGGAGTCCGTCACTCAGAGACCGCGGTTGGATTGATCTTCTACGCCAACCAACCTACAGCCCAATGTTCCATCTTCGCGATAGCATTTACGTATTCGATCATGTAATTGGGGTTTGTTTCGTTCATGATGAAAATGGCCAAGAGTTCAGGTCGTTTCCAATAGAACATCAAGAAGCGAAAGGTTGGAGAAATATGCTCATTCCAGATGCGAATGGACAGGAATTATACGCCCAGATCAAGCACAACGGTAAGGTCTTTTTGATGCAGATAGACCTGAATGATGGTCATATAGTTCGAACAACAAACCTCCCCAACGCCAATTTTGTGGAGCATTTGAAGATAAAGGACGGATATGCCTATTATTTGAAGGAATACCGTGACGTATCGACTTCGGACAGAATGCTGAGGCAGAAGTTGTAG
- the polA gene encoding DNA polymerase I has product MTQQHPDEDKRLFLLDAFALIYRAYFAFAGNRVDKHGNRSAGYTMVNSKGQNTSAIFGFTNTLLELLEKEKPSHIAVVFDMPGETNRQVEYTEYKANRQAMPDDLRDSISYIQDLIRGFRIPVLGVEGYEADDVIGTLAKKAEKHGYTTYMVTPDKDYGQLVSDKIYMYKPAAMGNDIAILGPKEICEKYGLERPEQLIDVLGMWGDAVDNIPGIPGVGEKTAIKFIQEYGSMEGLYEHLDDLKGKMRENVENNRDKAIMSKMLATIILDVPIDLDEETLVMEEPDKEALAELFAELEFRTIAKKVLGQEVAVTAPASAVPKKQAAPGQMDMFAEAGAVVETAEGSGYKTISDTDHDYQLIDTAEKRKELIATLSKAETICFDTETTGLDTLTAELLGIAFSIEKGKGFYVSIPDNEEEAKKVCAEFQGLFSDANKTLIAQNLKYDLCILLRYGLTISAKTFDTMIAHYLINPDMRHGMDLLSETYLSYRPVSITELIGKKGKNQGTMKDVPLEEVKEYAAEDADITFQLYEKFSPLLDEVEARKLFNEVEMPLIPVLGAMEMEGIKLDVPALKAMSLELNTDLIRLQSEIIELAGVDFNIQSPKQLGDILFDYLKIDSNAKRTGKTGQYKTGEEVLSKLVGKHAIVPKILDYRSVQKLKSTYVDTLPELVNPTTGKIHTSYNQAVAATGRLSSDNPNLQNIPIRTERGREIRKAFIPRSEEFVLLAADYSQVELRIIAALSKDGPMIEAFKQGQDIHAATAAKVFGVKLEEVDREMRSKAKAVNFGLMYGQSAFGLADNLGISRTEARDIIEEYFKQFPTIRAYMDQNIQFAKQNGYVETIMGRRRYLRDINSNNQTVRGFAERNAINAPIQGSAADIIKVAMINVHAEMERRKMKSKLLLQVHDELVFDAHKEELDELKTLVSEKMVGAVNLEVPMVVDIGVGENWLQAH; this is encoded by the coding sequence ATGACGCAACAACACCCTGACGAGGATAAACGCCTCTTTTTATTAGACGCCTTCGCGCTCATTTACCGTGCGTATTTCGCTTTTGCAGGCAACCGCGTGGATAAACACGGAAATCGCTCAGCAGGCTATACCATGGTCAACTCAAAAGGCCAGAATACATCGGCCATTTTTGGTTTTACCAACACACTTTTGGAGTTATTGGAGAAGGAGAAACCATCGCACATTGCTGTGGTTTTTGATATGCCGGGCGAAACCAACCGACAGGTTGAATACACCGAATACAAGGCTAACCGTCAGGCCATGCCAGATGATTTACGCGACAGTATTTCTTACATACAGGATTTGATAAGAGGCTTTCGAATTCCTGTTTTGGGAGTAGAAGGTTATGAGGCGGATGATGTAATTGGAACACTTGCCAAGAAGGCCGAAAAGCACGGATATACTACGTACATGGTAACTCCAGATAAGGACTACGGCCAATTGGTTTCCGATAAGATCTACATGTACAAACCAGCAGCGATGGGCAATGACATTGCCATTCTCGGCCCGAAAGAGATCTGCGAGAAATACGGTCTAGAGCGCCCCGAACAGCTCATCGATGTGCTTGGCATGTGGGGCGATGCAGTGGATAATATCCCTGGAATTCCTGGTGTTGGCGAGAAGACCGCCATCAAGTTTATTCAAGAGTATGGTTCGATGGAAGGGCTTTATGAGCACCTCGATGATCTGAAGGGAAAGATGAGGGAGAACGTGGAGAATAATCGCGACAAGGCGATCATGTCCAAAATGCTTGCCACCATCATTCTCGATGTGCCGATTGATCTGGACGAGGAAACACTCGTTATGGAAGAACCTGATAAGGAAGCGTTGGCCGAATTGTTCGCGGAATTAGAGTTCAGAACCATTGCCAAAAAGGTGTTGGGACAGGAAGTGGCTGTGACAGCTCCTGCTTCGGCAGTTCCTAAAAAGCAGGCCGCTCCAGGTCAAATGGACATGTTTGCCGAAGCTGGTGCTGTGGTCGAAACGGCTGAAGGGTCGGGCTACAAGACCATTTCAGATACCGACCACGATTATCAACTGATTGATACTGCCGAAAAACGAAAGGAACTGATTGCTACGCTTTCGAAAGCCGAAACGATCTGTTTTGATACTGAAACCACGGGTTTGGACACGCTGACCGCGGAACTTTTGGGCATCGCTTTCTCCATCGAAAAAGGAAAAGGATTTTATGTTTCCATTCCCGATAATGAAGAAGAAGCCAAGAAGGTCTGTGCCGAATTCCAAGGCTTGTTTTCAGATGCAAATAAGACCTTGATCGCGCAGAATTTGAAGTACGATCTCTGCATTCTGCTTCGCTATGGTTTGACCATTTCGGCCAAGACATTCGATACGATGATTGCGCATTACCTGATCAATCCGGATATGCGCCATGGCATGGATCTGTTGTCGGAAACTTACTTGAGCTACAGGCCAGTTTCCATCACCGAACTCATCGGGAAAAAAGGGAAAAACCAAGGCACCATGAAGGATGTGCCTTTGGAAGAAGTGAAGGAATATGCGGCCGAAGATGCCGACATCACCTTCCAGCTATACGAGAAATTCAGTCCGCTGTTGGATGAGGTGGAAGCTCGAAAACTCTTCAATGAAGTGGAAATGCCGCTCATCCCCGTCCTTGGTGCCATGGAGATGGAGGGAATTAAACTGGACGTTCCAGCCTTGAAAGCTATGTCGTTGGAACTGAACACAGACCTCATTCGTCTTCAATCTGAGATCATTGAACTGGCAGGTGTCGATTTCAACATTCAATCGCCAAAGCAGCTGGGCGATATCCTTTTCGATTACCTGAAGATTGACAGCAACGCCAAACGAACTGGTAAAACAGGCCAGTATAAAACTGGCGAAGAAGTGCTGAGTAAATTGGTCGGTAAGCACGCCATCGTTCCTAAAATTTTGGATTATCGTTCGGTTCAGAAATTGAAATCTACCTATGTTGATACGCTTCCAGAATTGGTAAATCCGACAACTGGTAAAATCCATACATCTTACAATCAGGCGGTTGCAGCCACAGGTCGTTTGAGTTCAGACAATCCAAACTTGCAGAACATTCCGATCAGAACAGAACGCGGACGCGAAATCCGTAAAGCATTCATCCCGCGAAGCGAGGAATTTGTGCTTCTCGCAGCGGATTATTCGCAAGTCGAGCTCAGAATCATTGCTGCGTTGAGCAAAGACGGACCGATGATTGAAGCTTTCAAGCAAGGCCAAGACATTCATGCTGCTACAGCAGCCAAGGTTTTCGGGGTGAAATTGGAAGAAGTGGACCGTGAGATGAGAAGTAAAGCTAAGGCAGTCAACTTTGGATTGATGTACGGTCAATCGGCCTTCGGATTGGCGGACAATCTGGGCATTTCAAGAACAGAAGCGCGCGACATCATTGAAGAATATTTCAAGCAATTCCCGACCATTCGAGCTTATATGGATCAGAATATTCAATTCGCGAAGCAGAATGGATATGTGGAAACCATTATGGGTCGTAGACGCTACCTGCGCGACATCAATTCGAATAATCAGACGGTTCGCGGTTTTGCAGAACGCAATGCCATCAACGCGCCAATTCAGGGTTCAGCTGCCGACATCATCAAAGTGGCGATGATCAATGTTCACGCGGAAATGGAAAGGCGGAAAATGAAGTCGAAATTGCTACTTCAAGTACATGATGAACTTGTTTTCGATGCGCACAAAGAGGAGTTGGACGAGTTAAAAACCTTAGTGAGCGAAAAAATGGTGGGTGCAGTGAACCTTGAAGTGCCAATGGTCGTAGACATCGGTGTTGGCGAAAACTGGCTACAGGCGCATTAG
- a CDS encoding DinB family protein, whose translation MTSRKELLQAYELMEKERQQLLESLGQYSEEVLTKKPSANEWSITEVIYHLKVAEDGALRYMRKKLEVGGHQKATFAAGVKQRLLNLAVSLPVKYKAPRVAQIPEGTNVSFAQALEEWNAVRDGLRNEYETVDEKLIDNELFKHPAAGKMSILQSVRFMRQHMIRHIGQVERTLKSVS comes from the coding sequence ATGACTTCTAGAAAAGAACTGCTTCAGGCCTATGAACTTATGGAAAAGGAACGCCAGCAATTGTTGGAGAGCTTAGGACAATATTCTGAGGAAGTTCTGACCAAAAAACCCTCGGCCAACGAATGGTCAATAACAGAAGTGATCTATCATTTGAAAGTGGCCGAAGATGGTGCATTGCGCTACATGCGCAAGAAACTGGAAGTTGGTGGACATCAAAAGGCAACATTTGCTGCAGGGGTTAAACAACGACTTCTGAACTTGGCAGTTTCCCTTCCAGTCAAGTACAAAGCGCCTCGTGTGGCGCAAATTCCTGAAGGAACGAATGTGTCTTTTGCACAGGCTTTGGAAGAATGGAATGCTGTGCGCGATGGTTTGCGAAATGAATATGAAACGGTTGACGAAAAGCTTATCGACAATGAGCTTTTCAAACATCCGGCTGCTGGAAAAATGAGCATTCTTCAAAGTGTGAGATTCATGCGTCAACACATGATCCGACACATCGGTCAGGTTGAACGGACCTTAAAATCCGTTTCCTAG